The sequence GCTTCGAGTGCCAACAAGGCCAATTGTTGACGCGCCACACGAACACCATCATCGTGATTGAGCGCGACAAACAGGACCAGGGCTTCTTGAAACGACGTCCGAGCATCGTCCCGCCGTCCCTGTTTGTGGCGAATCGCCCCCCGCATCATCAAAGCGCGAGCTCGTGCGCCCCGATCGCTTACCCCGGTCAGCAGGCCCAATGCCGCTTCGCACATCGCGAGCGCCGTGTCGGCAGACGTGTGTTCGAGAAGAACCGCAGCGAGATTCCCCAATGAATGCGCCGCGCCGCGACCATTGCCTCCCCCGCCATGGAGTTCGATGCTGCGCCAGTAGTGTCGCTCGGCCTCTTCGTAGTTCCCTTCGTCTCGGGCGATCTCGCCGAGGCGTTCGTGGATCTCTGCATGGTGTTGGTGATGAGCGAGGATCTCATACAGTGCCCTTGCCTGGCCAACCTGCTGGAACGCTTGTTCAAGGCGCCCTTCCTCGACTGCCGTATCCGCCAAACCAAGATGCCACGCAGCGACCTGCGCAGATTCTTGGTGAACGGATGCGGCGTCCAGCCCTTGAACGAACGCCTCGCGGGCCGCCGGAATATTCCCCAATGCTTTGTGTGCGACACCGAGACCCAGGCACAACCTGGCCCGCCAAATCGGATCGTAAGGCAACTTCTCGGCGAGCTGCAGAGCGGTCTGAAACGCCCACAGAGCTGAGGCCGCATCCCCCACTCCCATTTTCGTTCTGCCCAGGCAGTCGTGAGCGGCGACAAGGGAAGTCACATCGCCCATGCGTCCGATGACGCGGAGACACCGCTCGAGGCGGCGTTGGGCCCGAAGCAGGTGACCAAGCTGTTGATCGGCGGAGGCAAGCGCCAGCTCGATACGTGCCTGAAGGCCTTCATCCCCTTGTTCGGCGGCCAGTTCCAGGGCTCTTTCAAGCGGCCCGTAAGCATCCATGGCCGAGTGGGCCTGCAGACGAGCCTGTCCGAGACCTAGAAAGACCTCGGCCTCGCGATCTTCTGGGATCCCATCAAGGAAAGAAGAAAGCGGTTTGTCGAGCCTCCGCGCCAAGGCCTTGAGGGTGATCAGATGCGGAGTCCGCCTGTCCCTCTCG comes from bacterium and encodes:
- a CDS encoding helix-turn-helix domain-containing protein is translated as MPTLGQRIRAARLERKLTQEQLAGSDLTKSYISQLERDRRTPHLITLKALARRLDKPLSSFLDGIPEDREAEVFLGLGQARLQAHSAMDAYGPLERALELAAEQGDEGLQARIELALASADQQLGHLLRAQRRLERCLRVIGRMGDVTSLVAAHDCLGRTKMGVGDAASALWAFQTALQLAEKLPYDPIWRARLCLGLGVAHKALGNIPAAREAFVQGLDAASVHQESAQVAAWHLGLADTAVEEGRLEQAFQQVGQARALYEILAHHQHHAEIHERLGEIARDEGNYEEAERHYWRSIELHGGGGNGRGAAHSLGNLAAVLLEHTSADTALAMCEAALGLLTGVSDRGARARALMMRGAIRHKQGRRDDARTSFQEALVLFVALNHDDGVRVARQQLALLALEAQDLAEARQHLEELCKRPAGR